Proteins from a single region of Streptomyces sp. TN58:
- the istA gene encoding IS21 family transposase — translation MVLDPHRWLELRRFRPLYASGAMSLREIAKETGLNRRTVSKYLKNPASAGLPRRESDGRQPRRVVDEIAPLIDAMLRSEVLLKGSVIHERLVADYGVAINYQRVKIYLQEARPRIAEELGISPGELAGLHRRFEVVPGAQAQVDWGDEGRVLAHVGIPKVYSFHMTLSYSRDPFCCFTTSQDLATFFDCHRQAFAHFAGVPMSIVYDRTKTVVRRHVAPGEAVPLHPEAVAFAGHYDYDIDVLAAYRPQGKGRVERQVNIVRDHVLAGRAFSSLEEMNAAFAAWVPLRRAKVHSTHGEVIGHRAARDHTALRPLPGTPYVVAQRHLRHVGKDCLVAFDANLYSVPARKVRPRQLVEVRATKSQVSLHSTVPDAGGLTLLAVHARAVGRGAHVVDETHWDGLPTGAGRRVTTGDALPSPRRGRPTGSQTGPLQALLSRSAAAHVEVGRRPLSVYDELTGTRPFNPPAPTKDAR, via the coding sequence GTGGTCTTGGACCCACATCGCTGGCTGGAGTTGAGGCGGTTCCGCCCGCTGTATGCGTCTGGTGCGATGAGCCTGCGGGAGATCGCGAAGGAGACCGGGCTGAACCGGCGGACGGTCAGCAAGTATCTGAAGAATCCGGCGTCGGCGGGGCTGCCCAGGCGGGAGTCCGATGGCCGTCAGCCGCGGCGGGTCGTGGACGAGATCGCGCCTCTCATCGACGCGATGCTCAGGTCCGAGGTGCTCCTGAAGGGGTCGGTGATCCACGAGCGCCTGGTCGCGGATTACGGGGTCGCGATCAACTACCAGCGGGTGAAGATCTATCTGCAGGAGGCCCGGCCGCGGATCGCGGAGGAGTTGGGTATCAGCCCGGGCGAGCTGGCGGGTCTGCACCGGCGTTTCGAGGTGGTTCCCGGTGCTCAGGCCCAGGTCGACTGGGGTGATGAGGGCAGGGTCCTCGCTCATGTCGGGATCCCGAAGGTCTACTCGTTCCATATGACGCTGTCGTACTCGCGTGATCCTTTCTGCTGCTTCACCACCAGCCAGGATCTCGCGACGTTCTTCGACTGCCACCGCCAGGCCTTCGCGCACTTCGCGGGGGTGCCGATGAGCATCGTCTACGACCGCACGAAGACGGTCGTGCGCCGGCACGTCGCCCCGGGTGAGGCCGTTCCGCTGCATCCGGAGGCGGTCGCGTTCGCCGGCCACTACGACTACGACATCGACGTGCTGGCGGCCTACCGGCCGCAGGGCAAGGGCAGGGTCGAGCGCCAGGTGAACATCGTCCGCGATCATGTCCTGGCGGGCCGGGCCTTCTCCTCGCTCGAGGAGATGAACGCCGCCTTCGCGGCTTGGGTGCCGTTGCGGCGGGCGAAGGTCCATTCCACCCACGGCGAGGTCATCGGCCATCGGGCCGCTCGCGATCACACAGCCCTGCGGCCACTGCCGGGAACTCCGTATGTGGTTGCCCAGCGGCATCTGCGGCACGTCGGCAAGGACTGTCTGGTTGCTTTCGATGCGAACCTCTACTCGGTGCCCGCCCGCAAGGTCCGCCCTCGCCAGCTGGTCGAGGTCCGGGCGACGAAATCGCAGGTCAGTCTGCATTCCACCGTCCCCGATGCTGGCGGGCTGACGCTGCTGGCCGTTCATGCGCGGGCAGTCGGCCGCGGAGCCCACGTCGTCGACGAGACGCACTGGGACGGTCTGCCCACCGGCGCCGGCCGCCGTGTCACCACTGGCGACGCTCTGCCTTCTCCCCGCCGCGGCCGGCCGACAGGTTCGCAGACCGGACCGCTGCAGGCTCTTCTCAGCAGGTCTGCCGCCGCTCACGTCGAGGTCGGCCGCCGCCCGCTGTCGGTCTATGACGAGCTGACCGGCACCCGGCCTTTCAATCCGCCCGCCCCGACCAAGGACGCCCGTTGA